TGTTATGATTATTAAGTGTTATCATTTCATCATGTAATTTTACAATTCTTTGATTCAAGCAGCAACTTCTTCATTTGAGATTCAGCTCTGTGGAGAGGATTGAGTCGTCTCATTTAAGGCTGCCCTTCACAATCCAATCCATCTAAGACATAAAATATGACAGCCCATTGCTTTTGACTCGTGTATAAAACTGAAAGAGTTGACTAGGCAGAAATATGTTTAATTCTACTATTGATACTGTCTGCCCTTGCTGTGCCTCTCTGAGCTCCTGTGGTATTACAGTATATCAGTTGACAGAACGTTACATCACTAATGCAAATGTTAATCCTCTTCTTCCTGTATGTATGACTTCAGAGGTGGCAGGCAGACAAACACAGGCTTTGTGAAACACTGATAAGAAGCTGCTGCCTGTGGCTGGTTGGTACCTGCGCTTCTGACCAATCCCTGCCACCTGAACATTAACCAAGGCAGGATTAAacgagcaacacacacacactgtgcaatGTTTGCAACAAGTTTGAACAGattccaaataaaaacatgcgTGATATGGGGTGAAAATAAACTTCTGTCTCAGGTTTTGTAGACACGTCTAACTTTATAATACAAGTTCTTTAGACCATATATcacaatttaaatacatttactcATTTAATGATTTACATCCAGGGaggtaaagaaaatacaaaaaagccTGGAAAATGTTTATAAATTTCCCCATATCTTTTATTTCATGAGCCGAGAGGCTGCTACCCTCGCTTAGCATGACGACTGGTATCCATGACGAGGGAATAAGCTTGCATTGGCTGTGCGCAAAGGTCAAGAATTTGGTTTACATCCAATCTAATCTCCATTACATATCTCACCAGTTTTAATCAGTACTcaacaaacacattattttaaatgatcacTTAACAAAGTATATACATGCTATCTACTGATTCatgtgcaatatttttttttacagtatgaTATTCTTTCACTACTTGGTAAACAATATATCatttcaggaacattttcacaccacCTGAAATAAACAGTATATAATACTGGTAcatataaaaagttaaaacattacAGAAGTTATAAATCAGCAACACAAGGACAACTTCATAACAACACAAGGAGAAAAGTGACCCAAAGAGTCATTACAcactaaaaacagaaaaccttaTATATGTACAAGTAGTTCTTTGTCGCTCTCTGGTCCATTATCAGTCCATCATGATTTAAAATCCTCCATCCTGACATTACTTATAACTCTGGGCCAGAACAAAGGCAGCTTCATCTCTGGTAGCTGCAGGACCAGGATCGAGGTGTCACCAACTCCAGGAAACTATTCTGTTGAGGAAGAGTCAAAGAGTTAAAATATTCACACAAGGCTCATGTTTCTagtattatcttttttttataatttaatctGTATGATTTAATGTCATTTCATTATCATGTGATAATCTCATTTTAAGGATGTCATTTCTATTTATAGATAACAGTTATCTGTGTTaagccactgtgtgtgtgtgtgtgtgtgtgtgtgtgtgtgtgtgtgtgtgtgtgtgtgtgtgtgtgtgtgtgtgcgtgtgtgcgtgtgtgcgtgtgtgcgtgtgtgtgtgtgtgtgtgtgtgtgtgtgtgtgtgtgtgtgtgtgtgtgtggctttagCTGGGAGTTGTTTGTAGTGGAATAAGTATGTTAAGTACATCTGTGCCCAGCTGTCACACAAATCCCTTACAGCTGTGACTACATTGAACACTTGAGCTGGAGGAGGATCTTTAAGGGttaaaaacatgtcagagtTTTTACAAAAGTCTATTATTTGACATGTCACTTTTTTATGTGCCCAAATGTGTGGGAGTTAGGTGTGTTATCTCTTTAAGGACCTGTGTAAGCACTAGATTTGCGTTACGACATgtatgcatgaatgtgtgtggtaACAGATGCTCATAAATGACTGGAGATAAGAATAGACCACAAAGCCAGGATGATGAACAAGTGAAAGGAGTTAGTGAGATTGATCTGTATTTGACGTTCGACATCCAAGTACTCGAGTACCAGTCTGGCTAAGTACCTAAgaattgtgtttctatgagttgtctCTCTGTATTTGAGTCAGTTCTGTTCTGTGTATATCAAGTTATATTTCACCAGCTAGCAAATTTTCTGTTTGACCCTTGTTTGAAATGAGTGTCAAATCGCCATCTAATTAGATCATTCTGCTGTTAGAGTTGGACATCatcacacatgcagtcacactgGATCTGTTACTGTATAGgtagtttttttcccctgaagaACATTTTCTGTAATCCTCTAATACATTTAAGCCTTCAAAATGCATAGTACCCCTCCCACAGTGTCGTCAATTATTTATCAATATTTTCTGCCAAAAAAGACTGATGTCAGGTTTTTCATCAATTGTTACTTGGACACTTCGCTGCGTCTGTCTCAGATGAagccaagaaaacaaacagaaatcatgTCCTGACCCACTTTTtagtaactttaaaaatatagtaatatctgtatttaaatgctttaaatacaatacacacatttacaatacTGCTTGAAGGCCTGACTAACATCCCAACAGTACCTGCAGGTTTATTATCCTAGAGAAATAATGTAAAACCATCAacatataaagaaataaaaaataaaaacatctgcagaTCATCAGATCAGAACCAGCTGTATGTAGGTGGAGTACATACCCCTGTCCGAGGGCAGTGTATCTGTGCGTACCACTCCTGGCAGTacagacacacctgcacacCCTGACCCAGGAAGAGACACGCCCACATGATGACGTTGAACACAGGGCTCTGCCGCTTGTCATTCATGGTGAAGTTGAAGACCACTAAGAAAAACGATAAAGGGAAAAGTTGCTATTTGTTTTGTGAAACCTTTTCTAACTGTCTAACTGCAGTCGTGTCGTATTTGTGTTACTGCAGGTAGTGGGAACAGTGACAGACAATAAGAGCAGGAAGCAAAAGGTTCTGTCAGATAACTACTTATTGAGTCCCAGAGGAGAGGACATAATGTGCAAGTACTTTCTATAAATATAATGAGAGTTGTCCTCTGAAAACAGTTactaaatgtgtgtgagagtgaataATTACAGATCTTAACTTGAAGCCAGAGTCCAGAGTGTGGAAGGggacatttacatattttaacaAGCAATTCAGATACAGAGCTTCAGCTTTAGTACAGTAATGAGGTGTTGGAGACTTGAAgtatttctccctctctctctctctttctcgctctctctctctctctctctctttttttttttcttttttccccccagtacttattcaaacttttatttattaaatgtttttcagcAGCCCGGTCAGAGCACAAGATGATACCTTGTAGTGTTTCTGTTAATAAAGTAGTGAAATTGTCCTCTAGAAAATGAGAATTTAAATCACCTCCAAAGACAGCAAAGAGACAGAACATGACAGGATAGAAGAAGCCGAAGCCCATGGTCAAGGCGTACTCGTGGACGACAGCAGAGACGATGAACACGGAGAGCATGGCAGCTGTTCGGCATTTCCTTTTCGACAGCTGCAGGGATCAGAGACAGAGTACACAGTGTGGGGTTTGGCTCAAAGTTCACGGGTCAGGCTGGTTCAGAGGAATTTGTTCACTAGAATTACAGGACGAGTGTTAAACTTCTTTTTGCACTTCATAGTGTGGCACGCTTCTTTGGAAATACAGATTATTCTAGTTTTGTCAAATATTATTGAACTGTTTTTATGCATTATTTTAGTTGAGTTTTTCTCACCGAGAGGAAATCCCTGTATCCATAATAATAGAGCCAGTCATGAACGACCACGTTCCAGGTACGGTAATAGTTGGCGAAAGATGTAGAGTTCCACCAGTCCTGGAGAATCAGAGTGTTAAAATTAGTGTGGAACAAAGAAAAGGATCGAAGGATTgaaggaggaaagaaggaaaggCTGCCAACAAACCCAAAACTGAATGATCTTGTTTTGATACTTAATTAGATATCGCCTTAAAACCCCAAAATCAATATCAGAGTTTGAGCTGCTGGTGGCATGCAATGGATTTAAACTTAGAGGTAGACTTTTAAAGAACATCTAATTTACATTTATACAGTTATACAGTTATAATAACAAGCACAGAAGTTAAAGCGAAAGCCTTCATGGTGTGAGAACGCAGGGAATGTCATAGTCTGACAGAGTGGTTTTAGCTGCACATTCTtgaatcagtaaaaaaaacaaaacattgataGAGATGAAATAATGCAAATTTTGATAAATCATGTGGCAACTATATCactttactgtaaataaataaacaaagctaAGAGCTTGAACATACTACTTTGATTTTGACTGCAAACCAGATATAACGTTTTAGTtaagtttattttggggctttttatgcctctaTTTAGAGTTTGAACAGTGGTTAGAgtgagaaatcagggagagaaagaaagtggggaatgacatgtgggtaAGAAGCCAAAGGTTAGATTTGTGCACACTAACCATAACGCCCCCAGATTGTTGTTTACTTCTTAAAAGGATGTCAACATATTTGAAAATTAACTTTAGCTTTTCCTTATAAATTTAATTAGAGAAGATTGATATCACTCTCACATCTCTGCATTAAGCTTTGAACTGCAGCCAGGTGATgattagcttagcctagcataaAGGTGATAGGTAGGAAAAGAAGCTAGCCTATAGCTCTCTCCCAAGTTTCAAAGttagataaacagattgtattttttttttttgttttgtttttttggtattcCAGTTTATAACTCTCCATTCTTAAAGTCAAACACATGTTTAAACTTGCAGTGAACATTAGCAAAGCGGCTAATAGCATCAGCACAAAATGTAAACGAAAGACGCCACCGATAAGATTGAGCTGGTATACTCGTTCTTTTGTTCAACAGCAAACTGTGTCAACAGAATCTCAGGCCACTTGGCTACCCTTTCACTTGGcatttgtaattgttttttcatGTGGAAAAGCAACTCAATCTGAAGACAATGTGACGATCACAGGAGAGGTAATGCCACACAGATCGTTTCACACACCTTGTAGAACATCCTGTCAGCAAAACGCAGCAGCTCCCCGAAGAGGTTGAGCCAGCAGTGCAAGAAGGCgaagaaacacaacagcagGAGCATTATacctgagagagagggagagagacagacagacagagtcaGACGAAGAGGGTCTATTAGGATCACTTTTATTCTGGGCACTGCTCCCAGCCTTCTCATAAGAAATGCATCTTGACACTGAAGCTCTGATATCAGCACTTACTCAGTAAGCTATTCAATTAAATGGCGTAATGAAAAAGCCAGCCTTTGATACCTGTGTCTGATTGCATAACAACATCTTTAATCTTACCACTGTCACGGATATTAAAACACAAGAGACTCTTCTCTGGTTCTATATTAAGTGATATTAACCAGCGCTGACCTATAAAGATATGAGATCATAAAGGTTGTTAGCAGATGTGATGTTACAGATCGATTATAGATGACCtttaatttatgtgtttgttgtacAAGTGACTTCCTTATAATATTTCTCTGGGCCTTCTCTTCCACGCACACATAAAGAAGAGGGCGTGAATACAAGGCATAGAGTTTGAAGTACAATACCTGGTAATATTGAGTGGAACACAGCCAGAACCATCGTCCTTTTACTAAAAGGCTGATTGGTCGCAGGTCTGAAGACAGGAATACACAGGCGGACCAGGATGAAGTAGCCGTAAAACAGACATCCCAAGATCTGCAAATagtgtgtttaaatgtaaatcaaagTTATGATGGGACCTTTGAGCGGGGAAAAAGATTTAAAGCATGCTTTGGATTCAGCGGTAAAGAGCTGGAGATAGTCGTTATGTTAGATGTCAAAGATAAAAGAAGCAATTCTAGTTTATGATTGCGGTTTTTTATCGTGCCATACCAAAAGTGCAACAGCATGTAATAACTACTCGGTCAGATCTTATCTAAATCAGTTCACCTATAAAGACAGTCTATTCCAACTTGGTGATAAGTGAAACGAAAATGCCCAAAATTAAAACGTCCTCTTACCATTCCAAGTGTGACGCCAACATACTTCCATCTAATGTGGTTGTTCCTGTGAAAAAAAGGCAAGATATTTTAATTCACATATTAACACTTTTGattgtacgacggaggattagggccacattaaaactttttttacttttttatttcgagattaaagttgtaaatttacgacattaaagtcgtaaatgtacgagaataaagtcgtaaatttacaagaataatcTTGTAAATGaatgagttcgagaccagcctgtgtgaaaatgatgaaagtagaactcttaaagtcaggtcctctgcagacaacttcctccaagtcagtgttgttctttcttcggaaaagccacagtttcttgcagtatcttttcagggtgctgatattttatgacaatgtgaagatgatgatgtgccaaaagcatgtgtagtttcatatctgcataaattcagccccaacacaactatttgtgtctgttatcggtctgcattgttaaagtgtctcatgtgcagagccagtttgtgtcctgttcatcattttacagataaacaaggtcttgcaagttgacgtgaaaacttctcttgaactcaCTGTTTTTATCGACTGCACAAGGACGCAGCCTATTTCCTCTTTAGTGAAAcatttaggacaagatgctccatgtttgtcatttgagaacaggatgctgctgctcttctgatacagACTCAAATAACGACtttgttcttttattctttaaagactttaagagctctactttcatcattttcgcacaggctggtctcgaactcgttaatttacgagattaaacttgaaatttaaaaaaaaaaaataataatttaacatGGCCACTCTGTAGTATGATTGAGCAAAATGTAGGTCAAAACATGTAATGTGGCATAACACTATGTTATAAATCTATGTTGTAAGCAGTTGTAAGATAAAAAATGGGCTTTTACACAAGATATGATGTCGTTATTGGGCACACAAAGATTCTCCTTACATCAGAAATTTTCACCCCAGGAAATATTCATAAACACTAGGGCTTTGTTCCTGCTCTAAATCCAATATTTACAGTTACTAAGTAACTTCTAATGAGTCAATACTAATAAAGTGACACTCACAAAGGTGAGTAGAGGTTTACCAATGACATATTAAGACAGTTAAACCCAATAAACAACTATAATAAACAAATATCTTAGACTACAAGGCTTCAGAATCTTAGTCTGTCAGTCTATAGATTGTTAAAAAGTCTCCAAATCTAACAATAATGTTGTGTATTATGCTTTTATTCAAACTAtcacaactttttaaatgacaaatacaaatgtcaATAAGGGCTTTGGAAGGACTCATTGTATTACCAATTAACTAACGTTAACCACAATATATGCAATATTACCACAGGGACAGATCAAAAAGGTTTTACTTTAAATGATCATTTGCATTTCTACATGTTAAGGGGTTGCAATAAATGCAAAATTATACTAGATTGCTGTCATACAATATACATGTCTGTTACATGTCCACTCACTCACATGTTTGTAGGTCATTTTAGTAAGACCAGTTAACAAGGCATAAGCTAAAAGGACAGAGGTCAGATGGCTTCTTACCGAGGGTAGGATTCCCTGTAGATAAGGGTTGGACAGAAGAGGAAGTAAAGATAGCTGGAAAATGTTGGGAATCTGGGACTTTCTCctgaaaagcaaacaaaatgtGAGTAAGTTCTGAAACATGTCAGTGACAGAGTTTCAGCAGTCAAATGTGCAGGTCTGTGGTTCTGACATTAgcttaaatattacatttttcttgATTAGTTATGTGCACTGACATCAGCTGTCAACTTTCTCATTTGTGATTCTGATGCACAACCTTACCTTAATGAAGGGAACAAATGGCCTTAATATTATATTAGTGGTGAGATCTATCTATCTGACTTAATGCCTCTAATCTTTTTCCCAGAATAATTATTGCACTTCAGTGTCTCTCTTTTACAGAGAAACTTTCAAACCATGGTAGAGTAGACTTTTTTCTGAAGCTATTCTTGGTAATTCTTTACTGTTCTGTTGTACTGCCGTGATTGAGTAAAAAGGAGACACATTCTTCACCACTAACAGGCTTCAACAATGGGATCTCAGTGGGTTGCACATACTTGAGTTTCTTTATTGTATGTGGGTGTATCCATTGTTAGCTTTAACTTCAGCATGAATCATTAGCTGAAAGCCTGCTGAGTTCTGTTTAAGCCATTTTTCTCGgtgtctgtgatgtcacagtgagtaACGATGCTGCCTGAGGAGTAAATACAGCTGACATCAATACTGTACTGTACCTTCCTTCGTTGGATTCTTCATAACAACAGGGGCCGTTTCTCTTATGAACGAGTAGCTCTTCATCAGGAATCGAATCTGAGGGCACAGACACAGTTATTATGTGATGTGAAGCATAATGCATCAATGTAACAGCTTCTCTAGTGTCCATGTTTACTGCGTGAGTTTACAATGGGCCTGAAGTGGACATCCTACATCATTGTGGCCTCAATCTAACATTTCTATGTTTATTGTACGTGTGATTTATGATTCAGATATTTCTCTGTTCTTCTGTCATTAGTCAAGTGGAAGCACAGCTAAAGGGAACTATTAGGTATGTATCAGAAAAACAATTGGAGAAGTGGTTTATCAATTTAGCGTGTTAAAACTGTGGTTCAGACATGACATGTCAACAAACTATATACTGTGCAGCAGGAACTGATGGCTTtttgaggaaataaaaaatcaaaagtcAACTACGCATCAAaaactaataaataaaatgagaaagaaTGTACAGTATGAGAATATAAAACAGCTGGATTTGATGTAGGTCAATTGAGGACCAGGAACTGGTTTCCCAAAAGCATCAAAGCATTGGGATTATCTCACTCCATTGAATGGCGCTAAACTGATTTTAGCACTAAGACGATTTTGGGAGACCATGGCCTGAGTAATAAATGGGATGAGGAGGTATTACAGTGTGCAGTGTGGGTCCATGAACTTAAGATGTTGGCTACACTGATATCTACCGTCCCTTTGGCGCTTTTCCAGCAGGAAGTCTCCAATCTCTGCTCAGCAAGCTTTACAGCTGCTGGTGGACAGGAAGGGCTGCATTTATGATGTTGATTACCAACATGTGTGATTTCATGTTATCTACAGTATATGATTTTTAGATAACAGCTCCTttctaataaaaatgtttgtgcatgtgattTATTCcattggatgtttttgtttttgctgagcAGCAATTTAAAGTTGGAATAAACAGACTTTGATGATACTGTAGGAGTTTTTAAAGGATGCTGTGTGGAACTCAAAACAACCTTTAAATGACGTGACAACCCAATTTTTTACACTGAACCTCATTCATGTTATAATTGAACCACATGACCAAAATAATTTGTTATTTACAGACTCCTTAAACCTGCAGTGAGGTTTTAACTTGTCACAAAACCATCTTAATGTAATTCTGATGCCTCTGTGTGATCTAACAAAGCAAACTAGACGATGAGCTAGAAGATgaacagaagttttttttaacacatgcaTCTACAACACAAGATTTGTGAAGAGATAAGAAATGTTATCAGGCGGCCCCATAATTAACATAAATCGGGAATTCCTCAAAATGCACTAAATTTGGgaagaaacattttcagcagGATATCTCTAAGTTGAAAGATAACATTTTTAGTATGCTACAGTGATACAAATTTAGATTTGGTTTATTAATTGATCAAAACAATTTGTGGGCTATATTCCCAAAATATTGCCAAATATATATGTTATTTAATTATAATAGTGTTGTGAAAATGCATCAGTAAGGCAATCATGTGGATGATCATTTCCTCTGAAACTCACCTGCTCCAGTATCACAATGAACCGTGAAGCCGGTGGCAGCTGGTGGTGTACAACCACATGGATGGGAAAATGTCCCAGTACGCAGTACTGCACTGCAGACAGGACCAGGCCCATGCTGATGGACAGACCCAACTTAGAGGGGAATCTGTGGTACATAGACCCCCAGAGCACCAGGGAGCAGTAGGGGACAAACAGGGTGTAGACAAACATCACAAACCAGGCCAGGGTGACTGTCTGCAGCTTCCCAAAGGCGAAGAACAGCATGTCAAACTCCAGGACCAACCTGAGAGtgcatatgtaaaaaaaaagagaaagtattATAACAGTCGACATGTTGGTGCACTCTATTTGCCACAAGGGTCTGTTTTATTGCTTTAAACTGGGTTATTGAGTAAAATGGTAATgatttcaaacatatttaaatacgTTTCAGATTTTTCCCCAATTTCTGAAATAGACGCCTCTggtgataataataatggatTTTTAATACCCAATCATTGCAGCATGTCAAAAGACCTCTATGATTCAACACGGTACACTTGGAAGTgtgattttattatattttattatattaatttaGTCGTATTAAAATCAATGTGAATGTTTCAAATAACTTGCACACAGTGGAGTGAGTGATCCGCTGACACTCACTCCAGTGGGAAAAATAAGAATTAAACTCACAATCCGGCGACTGTGAACAGCAACCAAATCATTACAGAGCTGCCCAAAGCAGCAGATGAAATACTCAGAGGGATTGATTGCTCGATCTTTGTGCTGCCAGATGAGCAGAGAGGCAGGCGGAGAAGGAGGAACGGACACAGTGAGGAGAATAAAAAGACGATAAGTATTGAGGAAGACGTTTTTTAAAGCCTTCGGGGTAATTAGATGCTGTTCAGGGTCATGGAGTTTGATGAACGTCAGtgtgttaaaaacacacatgcctccacacacacacacacacacacacacacacacacacacacacacacacacacacacacacacacacacacacacacacacacacacacacacacacacacacacaccttcacataGGAAACTGACCTGCCCTCGTCAATGTAATCAACTGCTAGAGTGCTCAGGCAGAATATGAGCAGGACGGCTATGAACATGTGGTAGATGGTCCTGATGTGGCTGATCTCAAAAAGTTCActggtggagaagaagaaagacagagattaaaaacaaatctgtaaaaacatactgtcattaaaatgtctctctttattgtatttatttaaactcaAGAGGTTTATTCACCAGTAAACACCCAACATGCCCATAAGTATGCTTATACAATAACTATTGCTCTCTGCAGGGTCTATGTGTCAGTCTGCATAACTCTTCTTCAATATACCAGATATGTTTATCCTTAGTTCTCAAAAATGTGTTGCTATCATGTATAAAGTCGTTTTCAAAGAGAAATCTGAATTACTGTAATGCAGAGCATGCAAGA
The Labrus mixtus chromosome 7, fLabMix1.1, whole genome shotgun sequence DNA segment above includes these coding regions:
- the soat2 gene encoding sterol O-acyltransferase 2 isoform X2: MDFTTGTSNPIRLRRSPVMKVKLEVLEQVQDQLSHILDKALNESVQPFTQIQPKTNGKTTKKPDSRSQRMDDGKVFMDRPSLLDELFEISHIRTIYHMFIAVLLIFCLSTLAVDYIDEGRLVLEFDMLFFAFGKLQTVTLAWFVMFVYTLFVPYCSLVLWGSMYHRFPSKLGLSISMGLVLSAVQYCVLGHFPIHVVVHHQLPPASRFIVILEQIRFLMKSYSFIRETAPVVMKNPTKEGESPRFPTFSSYLYFLFCPTLIYRESYPRNNHIRWKYVGVTLGMILGCLFYGYFILVRLCIPVFRPATNQPFSKRTMVLAVFHSILPGIMLLLLCFFAFLHCWLNLFGELLRFADRMFYKDWWNSTSFANYYRTWNVVVHDWLYYYGYRDFLSLSKRKCRTAAMLSVFIVSAVVHEYALTMGFGFFYPVMFCLFAVFGVVFNFTMNDKRQSPVFNVIMWACLFLGQGVQVCLYCQEWYAQIHCPRTGNSFLELVTPRSWSCSYQR
- the soat2 gene encoding sterol O-acyltransferase 2 isoform X1, producing MTTTETPNGLHHRNVKSHQTEEISSHVEGHNNLNEEELRQWEKHAQKVKLEVLEQVQDQLSHILDKALNESVQPFTQIQPKTNGKTTKKPDSRSQRMDDGKVFMDRPSLLDELFEISHIRTIYHMFIAVLLIFCLSTLAVDYIDEGRLVLEFDMLFFAFGKLQTVTLAWFVMFVYTLFVPYCSLVLWGSMYHRFPSKLGLSISMGLVLSAVQYCVLGHFPIHVVVHHQLPPASRFIVILEQIRFLMKSYSFIRETAPVVMKNPTKEGESPRFPTFSSYLYFLFCPTLIYRESYPRNNHIRWKYVGVTLGMILGCLFYGYFILVRLCIPVFRPATNQPFSKRTMVLAVFHSILPGIMLLLLCFFAFLHCWLNLFGELLRFADRMFYKDWWNSTSFANYYRTWNVVVHDWLYYYGYRDFLSLSKRKCRTAAMLSVFIVSAVVHEYALTMGFGFFYPVMFCLFAVFGVVFNFTMNDKRQSPVFNVIMWACLFLGQGVQVCLYCQEWYAQIHCPRTGNSFLELVTPRSWSCSYQR